The following are from one region of the Alkalimarinus sediminis genome:
- the rimO gene encoding 30S ribosomal protein S12 methylthiotransferase RimO codes for MTVKSFDPSQQNDGISENQAISENDLIDMTSVEGAPSNARIGFVSLGCPKNLVDSERILTQLRIEGYDVTPSYDDADMVIVNTCGFIDSAVQESLDAIGEALAENGKVLVTGCLGAKEDDITEVHPGVLGVTGPHAYENVLDQVHQHVPRPEHNPFEHLIPAQGVKLTPRHYAYLKISEGCNQKCTFCIIPSMRGRLDSRPVGEVLDEAQRLVSNGVKELLVVSQDTGAYGVDTKYRMGFWQGRPVKTRFLDLCQSLGELGAWVRLHYLYPYPHIDDAIPLMAEGKILPYLDIPLQHASPRILKMMKRPGAIDNTLARIKKWREICPDLTIRSTFIVGFPGETEEDFQLLLDFIQEAQLDRVGCFKYSPVEGAVANDLAEPVPEEVKEERLAKFMALQAKISADRLQLKVGKRMQVIVDEVTEEGSVARTKGDAPDVDGLVFIDNVTDVEPGDILDVVIEEADEHDMWAHLADS; via the coding sequence ATGACAGTTAAGAGCTTTGACCCTAGCCAACAGAACGATGGGATTAGCGAAAACCAAGCAATCTCAGAGAACGACCTAATTGATATGACATCTGTAGAAGGGGCTCCAAGCAATGCCCGTATCGGATTCGTCAGCCTCGGCTGTCCAAAAAACCTTGTGGACTCTGAGCGGATTCTGACTCAACTCCGCATAGAAGGTTATGATGTAACCCCAAGTTATGATGATGCTGATATGGTTATCGTTAATACTTGTGGGTTTATTGATAGTGCGGTGCAAGAGTCTTTAGATGCCATAGGTGAAGCATTGGCTGAAAATGGCAAAGTATTGGTTACTGGCTGTTTAGGTGCTAAAGAAGATGATATTACCGAAGTTCATCCAGGCGTTTTAGGTGTTACTGGGCCTCATGCTTACGAGAATGTTTTAGATCAGGTTCATCAGCATGTTCCACGCCCTGAGCATAACCCCTTTGAACACCTTATCCCTGCACAGGGGGTTAAGTTAACGCCTCGTCATTATGCGTATTTAAAAATCTCAGAAGGCTGTAATCAGAAGTGTACGTTCTGCATTATCCCATCAATGCGAGGCCGCCTTGATAGCCGACCGGTTGGGGAGGTGTTGGACGAAGCGCAACGACTTGTCAGTAATGGCGTAAAAGAGCTGTTAGTGGTATCTCAAGATACTGGTGCTTACGGTGTTGATACTAAGTACCGAATGGGATTTTGGCAGGGGCGTCCGGTTAAAACACGGTTCCTCGATTTGTGCCAGTCGTTAGGTGAGTTAGGTGCTTGGGTTCGTCTGCACTATCTTTATCCTTACCCTCATATTGATGATGCAATTCCATTAATGGCCGAAGGGAAAATTCTCCCTTATCTCGATATTCCATTGCAGCATGCTAGCCCTCGTATTCTGAAAATGATGAAGCGCCCGGGTGCGATTGATAACACCTTAGCGCGTATTAAAAAATGGCGGGAAATTTGCCCAGACCTAACGATTCGAAGTACCTTTATTGTTGGCTTTCCTGGGGAGACAGAAGAAGACTTTCAGTTACTGTTAGACTTTATACAAGAAGCACAGCTTGACCGTGTGGGTTGCTTTAAGTACTCACCAGTAGAAGGTGCTGTGGCAAACGATTTGGCAGAGCCTGTACCTGAAGAGGTAAAGGAAGAACGTTTGGCTAAGTTTATGGCGTTGCAAGCTAAAATCAGTGCAGATCGTTTACAGCTAAAAGTGGGTAAGCGTATGCAGGTGATTGTTGATGAGGTGACTGAAGAAGGTTCTGTAGCCCGCACTAAGGGGGATGCGCCAGACGTAGATGGTTTAGTCTTCATTGATAATGTCACCGATGTAGAGCCGGGCGATATTCTTGATGTAGTGATTGAAGAAGCCGATGAGCATGATATGTGGGCTCATTTAGCAGACTCTTGA
- the acpS gene encoding holo-ACP synthase — translation MIKGVGTDLIKIARIEQALEKHGDRFASRILTPDEIQLFNTAPNGVRYLAKRFALKEAVVKALGTGIAKGVGWQNINISNNEAGQPLAELNGMAKTVMESLGATGLSVSLSDEQDYVLAFAVLS, via the coding sequence ATGATTAAAGGTGTTGGAACAGACCTCATTAAAATAGCGCGTATAGAGCAAGCGCTAGAGAAGCATGGCGATCGCTTTGCTTCTCGCATTCTAACGCCTGATGAAATTCAATTATTTAACACCGCCCCTAATGGTGTTCGTTATCTGGCAAAACGGTTCGCTTTAAAAGAGGCTGTCGTTAAGGCTTTGGGTACGGGTATCGCAAAAGGGGTCGGGTGGCAAAATATCAATATCTCAAACAATGAAGCCGGCCAGCCATTGGCAGAACTCAATGGCATGGCGAAGACTGTAATGGAGTCTTTAGGTGCGACGGGGTTGAGTGTTAGCCTGTCTGATGAGCAGGATTATGTATTGGCGTTCGCCGTACTGTCTTAA
- a CDS encoding response regulator, giving the protein MRKWGVKTRVMVLALFPAITIALILGVVFTHTQISSIQNLLHERGLSLGRQLATASEYGVFTSNRPLLLSLTNATLEEKDVRSIMILDSFHRSLVHSGPKMLSVINPVKLPTDRVVIDETKDSTLFITPIKLQTPVVDELQEIDPPLHINSESKDIVGWVALELSHANSTVAKYQTLMTSSLIIIVGILINWLIAIRMTRGVIRPIQEVTRAVTEIKEGKLDTRVYSGGGEELQLLEAGINSMAETLSKAHNEMQHNIDQATEDLRETLETIEIQNIELDIARKEALEASRIKSEFLANMSHEIRTPLNGILGFTNLLMKGHLSQHQKDHLTTIKKSSEILLTIINDILDFSKIEAGKLILDRTPLKLREIIEDVMTMLAPTAHSKGLDLVPLIYSDVPNNILGDPLRIKQIITNLVNNAIKFTQSGEVVLRAMLEAQKDNSITVKISVSDTGVGLSRVQQQSLFNAFAQADASTARQYGGTGLGLVISKRLIEEMGGEIGLESELGKGSIFWFTLATEIASNASPDPKLEALSGERIIYMENQATTGLAVQHMLSNLGVHVKQVDSPVALIKGVIAAQEQRKGYAAAIVGINRHLMASNQYKQLLSELEYNRGCRTLLLTPTLDHHQHSILDMVSAHLTKPVIYHRLYSTLLKLINGDVVEPKLSGPYTEDQFTDPTTLPLQEIPALSAPDHASSESTSVPTILAVDDNDANLKLVEVLIKELGINVVTAASGFEALTKWKLQKFDLIFMDVQMPGMDGIETTEKIRGHEKNGQRIPIVALTAHALAEEKKTLLNKGFDDYLTKPISEQQLQDVIFHRTGYQCTNQNQTDTYDPTPQPIKPSTRARKATCVDIALCIKLAAGKNDLAEELFSMLLEHLVSDIEAIQTFYEDGDHEALLERVHKLHGATRYCGVPELQETAERMETSLKRKTNDLEEHYQDLIEAIEQVQRWADYNNWQNALREFNTHKTTH; this is encoded by the coding sequence ATGAGAAAATGGGGAGTTAAAACCCGCGTCATGGTGTTGGCGCTTTTTCCCGCTATTACCATCGCTCTTATATTGGGTGTTGTGTTTACCCACACTCAAATTAGCAGTATACAAAACCTGCTACACGAACGAGGGCTTTCACTAGGTCGCCAACTTGCGACTGCAAGCGAATATGGCGTATTTACAAGCAACCGCCCTCTTCTACTAAGCCTGACAAACGCGACGCTCGAAGAGAAAGATGTTCGTTCTATTATGATTCTAGACAGCTTTCATAGAAGTCTGGTTCACTCTGGTCCCAAAATGTTGTCGGTTATTAACCCGGTTAAACTGCCAACTGATCGAGTCGTAATCGATGAGACTAAAGATTCAACGCTTTTTATCACGCCAATAAAACTACAAACCCCTGTCGTTGATGAACTACAGGAAATCGACCCTCCCCTTCATATCAATTCAGAAAGTAAAGATATTGTGGGATGGGTTGCACTTGAACTATCTCATGCCAACTCAACTGTCGCCAAGTATCAAACCTTAATGACCAGCTCCCTGATTATTATTGTTGGTATCCTGATCAATTGGCTTATCGCTATTCGAATGACTCGTGGCGTTATCCGCCCTATCCAAGAGGTCACTCGCGCAGTCACTGAAATCAAAGAAGGCAAGCTCGACACTCGTGTCTATAGTGGTGGCGGCGAAGAGTTGCAACTTCTTGAAGCTGGCATTAACTCTATGGCTGAAACACTCAGCAAAGCCCATAACGAAATGCAGCACAATATTGACCAGGCAACAGAAGACCTGCGCGAAACACTCGAAACTATTGAAATTCAAAACATAGAACTCGATATCGCAAGAAAAGAAGCGTTAGAAGCTAGCCGAATAAAGTCTGAGTTTTTGGCTAACATGAGTCACGAAATACGCACCCCTCTTAACGGTATTCTCGGTTTCACCAACCTGCTGATGAAAGGGCACCTATCTCAGCACCAAAAAGACCACTTAACAACCATTAAAAAGTCGTCTGAGATTCTTCTCACCATCATCAATGACATCCTCGACTTTTCAAAAATCGAAGCGGGGAAACTGATTCTTGATCGAACACCTCTAAAGCTTAGAGAGATCATTGAAGATGTTATGACGATGTTAGCACCAACCGCCCACAGTAAAGGGCTTGATCTGGTGCCGCTCATTTATAGTGATGTGCCTAACAATATTTTAGGTGACCCTCTCAGGATAAAACAGATTATTACTAATCTGGTCAATAATGCCATCAAGTTCACCCAAAGTGGTGAGGTAGTGCTGCGGGCCATGCTTGAAGCTCAGAAAGATAACAGCATAACGGTTAAAATCAGCGTGTCAGATACCGGTGTGGGGCTCTCAAGAGTACAACAACAGTCATTATTTAACGCCTTTGCCCAAGCAGATGCATCAACTGCCCGTCAATATGGTGGCACAGGTCTTGGCCTCGTGATATCCAAACGTCTGATCGAAGAAATGGGAGGCGAGATTGGACTAGAAAGTGAGTTGGGGAAAGGCTCGATATTTTGGTTTACACTGGCCACCGAAATTGCCAGCAATGCTAGCCCCGATCCTAAACTCGAAGCGTTATCCGGTGAGCGCATTATCTATATGGAAAACCAAGCCACCACAGGGTTAGCCGTACAACACATGCTGAGCAATCTAGGGGTTCATGTTAAGCAAGTGGACTCCCCAGTTGCGCTCATTAAAGGTGTTATTGCAGCTCAAGAACAACGCAAAGGTTACGCTGCGGCTATTGTTGGCATCAATAGACATTTAATGGCATCTAACCAATACAAGCAGCTACTCAGCGAGTTGGAGTATAATCGTGGCTGCAGAACACTTCTACTCACACCAACACTTGACCATCACCAACACTCTATTCTTGATATGGTTAGCGCTCACCTTACCAAGCCCGTTATTTATCACCGACTCTACAGTACGCTACTTAAACTAATTAATGGCGATGTTGTAGAGCCTAAACTTAGCGGCCCTTATACAGAAGATCAATTTACCGACCCTACCACTCTACCGCTGCAGGAAATTCCAGCATTATCGGCGCCCGACCATGCGAGCAGTGAGAGCACATCCGTGCCCACCATATTGGCAGTTGATGACAATGATGCCAACTTAAAATTAGTTGAAGTGTTAATTAAAGAGCTTGGAATTAATGTCGTGACCGCTGCCAGTGGTTTTGAAGCATTGACCAAGTGGAAGTTACAGAAGTTTGATCTTATTTTTATGGATGTGCAAATGCCTGGTATGGATGGCATCGAAACCACCGAGAAGATCAGAGGCCATGAAAAGAACGGTCAACGGATACCTATTGTGGCATTAACGGCTCATGCCCTTGCAGAAGAGAAGAAAACACTGCTTAACAAAGGTTTTGATGACTACCTAACAAAACCCATCAGTGAGCAGCAACTACAGGACGTTATCTTTCATCGCACCGGGTATCAGTGTACAAACCAAAATCAAACCGATACCTATGACCCAACACCACAACCTATCAAGCCATCCACCCGCGCACGAAAGGCAACCTGCGTGGACATAGCCCTCTGTATAAAGCTTGCAGCTGGAAAGAACGACCTAGCAGAAGAACTTTTCAGCATGCTATTGGAACATCTCGTCTCAGATATTGAAGCCATACAGACATTTTATGAAGATGGTGACCATGAAGCTCTGCTAGAGCGGGTACACAAACTTCATGGAGCCACACGCTATTGCGGTGTGCCAGAGCTACAAGAAACAGCAGAAAGAATGGAGACCTCACTTAAACGCAAAACTAACGACTTGGAAGAGCACTACCAAGATCTCATCGAAGCAATCGAGCAGGTACAACGCTGGGCCGATTATAATAACTGGCAGAATGCATTAAGAGAGTTTAATACCCATAAAACAACGCATTAA
- the cysM gene encoding cysteine synthase CysM: protein MEFPTIESFVGNTPLVRLQRLPGNTTNTILVKLEGNNPAGSVKDRPALSMIQAAEDRGDIKPGDTLIEATSGNTGIALAMAAAIKGYKMVLIMPENMSEERRASMSAYGAELITVTKEQSMEGARDLALKMQAEGKGRVLDQFSNEDNLLAHYHTTGPEIWQQTGGTITHFVSSMGTTGTIMGTSRYLKEQNPEVQIVGLQPCEGASIPGIRRWPQAYMPRIFDASAVDETIDMGQEEAEETMKALAQQEGIFCGVSSGGAVAGALRLSQRVENAVIVAIICDRGDRYLSTGVFNK, encoded by the coding sequence ATGGAATTCCCTACTATAGAGTCCTTTGTTGGTAATACGCCGCTAGTACGGTTACAGCGACTTCCCGGAAACACTACCAATACTATACTGGTTAAACTCGAAGGTAATAACCCGGCTGGCTCGGTTAAAGATCGTCCTGCTTTAAGCATGATTCAAGCAGCGGAGGACCGAGGAGACATTAAACCCGGTGATACCCTGATTGAAGCCACCAGTGGTAATACCGGTATCGCGTTGGCAATGGCTGCGGCGATTAAAGGCTATAAAATGGTTTTGATTATGCCTGAAAACATGAGTGAAGAGCGGCGAGCATCCATGTCTGCTTATGGTGCAGAGCTGATCACAGTTACGAAAGAGCAGAGTATGGAAGGTGCACGAGATTTAGCCTTAAAGATGCAGGCTGAAGGTAAAGGAAGGGTGCTCGATCAGTTTTCGAATGAAGACAACCTGCTAGCTCATTATCACACCACAGGGCCAGAAATTTGGCAGCAAACCGGTGGTACAATAACTCACTTTGTCAGCTCAATGGGTACAACGGGTACTATTATGGGTACTTCTCGCTACCTAAAAGAGCAGAATCCAGAGGTGCAAATTGTAGGGCTTCAACCTTGTGAGGGAGCATCCATTCCGGGGATTAGGCGATGGCCGCAAGCCTATATGCCACGTATATTCGATGCTTCTGCAGTTGATGAAACCATTGATATGGGCCAGGAAGAAGCGGAAGAAACCATGAAAGCACTGGCTCAACAAGAAGGTATTTTTTGTGGGGTTTCTTCAGGTGGCGCGGTGGCAGGCGCTCTTCGATTGTCGCAAAGGGTTGAAAACGCAGTAATCGTCGCCATTATCTGTGACCGAGGAGATCGGTATCTTTCAACGGGTGTGTTTAATAAATAA
- the rlmD gene encoding 23S rRNA (uracil(1939)-C(5))-methyltransferase RlmD yields the protein MARRPQHKKKKLPAGLIELTIDSLTHDGRGVARREGKTQFVEGALVGETVRARYTDTRSKFDELTAVDILTPSEDRITPPCPHAALCGGCSLQYIDTEAQIRFKQSVLQGQFRHFGEITTATLLDPMTGPSVGYRRKARLGVRYVGKRDEMLLGFREKRSGSITDINSCLVMDDRIAQHIDELRSVIRSLSVFRAVTHVEIAAGDTEVALVFRHTSPLKSDDIEKLIQFGESHQFHIYLQPNDADSTHRIYPATGAERLTYRLDEFDLNLKFHPLDFTQVNADINNQMVSRAIEWLQVSSEDRVLDLFCGLGNFTLPLARKAREVIGIEGADAMVVRGRENAEHNNLKNVAFYGADLQADFTQAVWAKEGFDKILIDPPRSGALDMVRYLPKFGAKKIVYVSCNPATLARDAGVLVEHGYRMVKAGVMDMFPHTTHVESIALFEK from the coding sequence ATGGCAAGAAGACCTCAGCATAAAAAGAAGAAACTACCGGCGGGTTTGATAGAGTTAACGATTGATTCGCTAACCCACGATGGGCGAGGGGTTGCTCGTCGTGAGGGTAAAACTCAATTTGTAGAAGGCGCGTTAGTGGGTGAAACCGTGCGTGCCCGTTATACGGATACACGTAGTAAATTTGATGAGTTAACCGCCGTAGATATACTCACTCCTTCTGAAGATCGAATCACGCCTCCTTGTCCTCATGCCGCGCTCTGTGGTGGTTGCAGCTTGCAATATATCGATACCGAGGCGCAAATACGCTTTAAACAATCGGTTTTGCAAGGCCAGTTTCGCCATTTTGGTGAAATCACTACAGCAACATTACTTGACCCAATGACCGGACCATCGGTCGGGTATCGTCGCAAGGCGCGCCTAGGGGTTCGATATGTGGGTAAGCGAGACGAAATGCTGTTAGGGTTTCGTGAAAAGCGAAGCGGCTCTATTACCGATATTAATAGCTGTTTGGTGATGGATGATCGTATTGCTCAACATATTGATGAATTGCGTTCAGTCATTCGCAGTCTGAGTGTCTTTCGGGCGGTTACCCATGTAGAAATTGCGGCAGGTGATACAGAGGTTGCTCTTGTTTTTCGTCATACGTCACCCTTAAAGAGCGATGATATTGAAAAGCTTATTCAATTTGGTGAGTCGCACCAGTTTCATATTTATCTTCAGCCCAATGACGCTGATTCAACCCATCGTATTTATCCTGCGACGGGAGCAGAACGACTAACTTATCGGTTGGATGAATTTGATTTAAACCTAAAATTCCATCCGTTAGATTTCACCCAAGTTAATGCCGATATCAACAACCAGATGGTAAGTAGAGCCATCGAGTGGTTGCAGGTGTCATCAGAAGATCGCGTGCTGGATCTGTTTTGTGGTTTAGGCAATTTCACGTTACCCCTTGCCAGAAAGGCACGAGAAGTGATCGGCATAGAAGGTGCCGATGCAATGGTCGTGCGAGGGCGTGAGAATGCAGAGCACAATAATCTGAAGAACGTAGCATTCTACGGTGCTGATTTACAGGCGGACTTTACTCAGGCAGTGTGGGCAAAAGAGGGGTTTGATAAAATATTAATTGATCCACCTCGCTCAGGCGCATTAGACATGGTTCGATACTTGCCTAAGTTTGGTGCCAAGAAAATTGTATATGTCTCATGTAACCCCGCAACATTAGCGCGGGATGCAGGTGTGCTGGTCGAGCATGGTTACCGTATGGTTAAAGCGGGTGTTATGGATATGTTTCCGCATACCACGCATGTAGAATCAATTGCACTGTTTGAAAAATAA
- the relA gene encoding GTP diphosphokinase — translation MVKVREDHHISEEGHVDIERWIQHLSEQTKLDDIEVVRQACELSLEIEQEAVREDRLWAKGHSSFQTGLEMAQILAELNLDQQSLVAAILYRAVREERLSLETVRDAFGDEVAKLIDGVQQMAAISAIHTPYKGSVLGQSQGQLDNVRKMLITMIDDVRVVLIKLAERTCAIRAVKNAQVEKRQRVAREVFDIYAPLAHRLGIGHIKWELEDLSFRYLHDTAYKKIAKQLRERRVDRDDFIREVQDTLEREVARFGIESEITGRSKHIYSIWRKMHRKNLDFSQIYDIRAFRILVPEVRDCYAVLGIVHSLWRHIPHEFDDYIANPKGNGYRSLHTAVVGPQGKVMEVQIRTHEMHDEAELGVCAHWLYKGTDVKNKSTGYEDKINWLRQVLEWQEEIGDVSGLVDQLSTEASTDRVYVFTPEGHVVDLRQGATPVDFAYRVHTEVGHSCRGAKVNGRIVPLTYPLKTGEQVSILTSNNPAPSRNWLNPGLGYIQTSRARAKVAHWFKEQNRDQNIIDGRAVLEDEFKRLSIGDIELNQLAEKVNYKSAADMFAAIGAGDLRPTHVANVAQKLLGPHEEEQLSLQLNVYQEDKSTDSDIQIRGVGKLLTTIANCCQPVPGDSIIGYITVGRGVSIHRDDCINLLQLQDKDPNRIIDVSWGVKPESTYAVDVEVQAYDREGLIRDVTIILANERVNVIGMNTFTDKMNSTATLVLKVEINSLDSLGRLLSKIKQLPNVIEARRKRDS, via the coding sequence ATGGTTAAGGTTAGAGAAGATCATCATATTTCAGAAGAAGGCCACGTTGATATAGAACGTTGGATTCAGCATCTCTCAGAGCAGACAAAGCTCGATGATATAGAGGTTGTTCGGCAGGCCTGTGAGTTGAGCCTGGAAATCGAGCAAGAAGCTGTACGAGAAGACCGGCTCTGGGCAAAAGGGCATAGTAGTTTCCAGACGGGTCTAGAGATGGCCCAAATACTGGCCGAGTTGAACCTTGATCAGCAGTCATTAGTAGCGGCTATTCTTTATCGTGCCGTTCGAGAAGAGCGTCTAAGCCTTGAAACGGTTCGAGATGCGTTCGGTGACGAAGTGGCCAAACTGATTGATGGTGTTCAACAAATGGCGGCGATATCTGCCATTCATACTCCTTATAAAGGGTCTGTGCTTGGACAAAGCCAAGGCCAGCTCGACAATGTGCGCAAGATGCTCATCACTATGATTGATGATGTACGCGTGGTGCTAATTAAGCTAGCAGAAAGAACCTGTGCAATTCGAGCGGTTAAAAACGCGCAAGTCGAAAAACGACAGCGAGTAGCCCGTGAAGTCTTCGATATTTATGCACCCTTGGCACACCGCTTAGGGATTGGACATATCAAATGGGAGCTAGAAGATCTCTCATTCCGCTATCTACACGATACCGCGTATAAAAAAATCGCCAAACAGTTGCGAGAAAGACGTGTCGATCGTGATGATTTTATTCGAGAAGTACAAGATACGTTAGAAAGAGAAGTCGCAAGATTTGGGATAGAGTCCGAAATTACCGGAAGATCGAAGCATATTTACAGTATTTGGCGGAAGATGCATCGGAAGAACCTGGACTTCTCGCAAATTTACGATATTCGAGCCTTTCGTATACTAGTGCCAGAAGTTCGAGATTGTTACGCAGTACTGGGTATCGTTCACTCCTTGTGGCGTCATATTCCCCATGAATTTGATGACTATATTGCCAACCCTAAAGGCAATGGCTATCGCTCGCTCCATACGGCAGTTGTTGGTCCGCAGGGTAAGGTGATGGAAGTGCAGATTCGTACCCATGAAATGCACGATGAAGCAGAATTAGGCGTATGTGCCCATTGGCTTTACAAAGGTACAGACGTAAAGAATAAATCGACCGGTTATGAAGATAAAATTAACTGGTTAAGGCAAGTACTCGAATGGCAAGAAGAGATCGGCGATGTATCAGGCCTGGTAGATCAACTATCAACAGAAGCCAGCACCGATCGGGTTTATGTGTTTACCCCAGAAGGTCACGTTGTCGATCTAAGGCAAGGCGCGACACCGGTTGATTTTGCTTACCGTGTACACACTGAAGTGGGGCACAGCTGCCGTGGCGCAAAAGTTAATGGCCGTATTGTACCGCTCACCTACCCATTAAAAACAGGCGAGCAGGTCAGCATACTAACGTCAAATAACCCAGCACCTAGCCGTAATTGGCTAAATCCGGGTCTGGGCTACATACAAACCTCACGAGCTAGAGCCAAAGTCGCACATTGGTTTAAAGAGCAAAACCGAGATCAAAATATTATTGATGGCCGAGCGGTGCTTGAAGATGAATTTAAGCGTTTGTCTATTGGTGATATCGAACTTAATCAATTAGCAGAAAAGGTTAACTATAAAAGTGCCGCAGATATGTTCGCGGCCATCGGAGCGGGTGACCTAAGGCCCACACATGTAGCCAATGTGGCACAAAAATTACTAGGCCCGCACGAAGAAGAACAGTTAAGCCTGCAGCTTAATGTTTACCAAGAAGATAAATCGACCGACTCCGATATACAGATAAGAGGTGTGGGCAAATTACTGACCACCATCGCCAATTGCTGTCAGCCAGTACCGGGAGATTCAATCATAGGCTATATCACCGTGGGGCGAGGGGTGTCTATACACCGTGATGACTGTATAAACCTGTTGCAGTTGCAAGACAAAGACCCCAACCGAATTATTGATGTGAGCTGGGGGGTGAAGCCAGAATCGACCTACGCGGTTGACGTTGAAGTGCAAGCCTATGATCGAGAGGGCCTAATACGCGATGTCACGATTATCCTGGCTAACGAGCGGGTAAATGTTATCGGCATGAACACGTTTACAGACAAAATGAATAGCACCGCCACCTTAGTGTTAAAAGTAGAAATAAACAGCCTGGATAGTTTAGGGCGACTGTTATCTAAAATAAAACAGCTGCCGAACGTGATAGAAGCGCGTCGTAAGCGGGATAGTTAA
- the mazG gene encoding nucleoside triphosphate pyrophosphohydrolase — protein sequence MNKEYSLEDLLYLMNRLRDPDKGCPWDTKQTFDSILPHTLEEAYEVADAIEKKDFDHLKDELGDLLFQVIFYAQMGKEAEHFDFSDIVSNLVSKLVRRHPHVFPDGTLESELADGETISEAEIKQNWERIKAEERALKAKKEALMALEAANKADSFTSVLDDIPTNLPSLARAEKLQKRAAHYAFDWPSIEPVFDKIQEELDELKEALAHPESDAPIQQKHIMEEVGDVLFCCVNLARVIKVNSDTALRSTNQKFVDRFQYIEKALHQQGKVLGDVPLDELDKLWDEAKGTFQKPLKRSV from the coding sequence ATGAATAAAGAGTACAGCCTCGAAGACCTTCTTTATCTAATGAACCGCCTGCGGGACCCAGACAAGGGTTGCCCATGGGACACCAAACAAACGTTTGACTCAATATTGCCTCATACCCTTGAAGAAGCCTATGAAGTGGCTGACGCTATTGAGAAGAAAGATTTCGATCACCTAAAAGATGAACTGGGTGATCTGTTGTTTCAAGTGATCTTTTATGCCCAAATGGGCAAAGAAGCTGAGCATTTTGATTTTTCAGATATAGTGTCCAATTTAGTGAGCAAGCTGGTACGTCGCCACCCTCATGTCTTTCCTGATGGCACGTTAGAGAGTGAGCTGGCTGACGGTGAAACGATCTCAGAAGCCGAGATAAAGCAAAACTGGGAGCGTATTAAAGCCGAAGAGCGCGCATTAAAAGCGAAAAAAGAAGCGTTAATGGCGTTAGAAGCGGCTAACAAAGCAGACTCGTTTACCAGTGTTCTAGACGACATACCTACCAACCTGCCGTCGTTGGCAAGAGCTGAAAAGCTACAAAAACGTGCGGCCCACTATGCCTTTGACTGGCCTTCAATTGAGCCCGTATTCGACAAGATACAAGAAGAGTTAGATGAGCTAAAAGAAGCGCTGGCACACCCTGAAAGTGATGCGCCAATACAGCAAAAGCATATCATGGAGGAGGTGGGTGATGTGCTATTTTGCTGCGTCAATCTAGCACGTGTCATAAAAGTGAATTCAGATACGGCTCTTAGATCAACCAATCAAAAGTTTGTTGACCGATTTCAGTACATCGAAAAAGCACTTCATCAGCAAGGTAAAGTGTTGGGCGACGTTCCGCTAGATGAGCTTGACAAGCTCTGGGATGAAGCCAAAGGAACCTTCCAAAAACCTCTCAAACGCTCTGTTTAA